The segment TAGAAAGTATGCTAAAGATTTCCTCTTGATTAAAAGGCTTCTTCTGTCTTACCTCTTCGTTTCTAGGTGCTTTCACACGAGTAAAGGGGTTGATCTTTATCAGATCATCCATCATTGCATCTTCCATGATTGTCTGAAAGACGGTACGAATATTCCGTATCGTCTTAGCAGAATGTGTTTCCATGAGCTTATTCTGCCAACTAGCAAGAGTAGAAGGCTTAATAGCATCAAGACGTTTCGAACCAAAATAAGGTTTAATGTGAAGTTCATATTTACGGATGTAGTTTGCCTGTGTCAGTTCTCGTCGTTCATGCTTATGAATTTCGAAGCTTATTTCAGAAAACCTATTCAGCGTAGGAACTTCTTCTTGTTTACTTTCGCTTTTAAAGAACATCCCGTGATTGAGTTTATATACGATCTCGGGGATGATTTGTTGCTCTGCAAGTTTACGGTTCTTTTTCGTATCATCAAGTTCTAAGCTACGGCTGTATCTCGTGGACTGATGATAGAATGTAATCCATAGTTTGCCATTTCGACTTGTTAGTGTCATTGGTTATCCTTCCAACCACTATGAGTCAATCGCAACTCTATCAAAAGATAGTTTATCTATTTAATAATGAAAATGTTCTTTTTGCCGTTTAGGTAGGGGTATTACTATATACCCCTCATAACTAAGCCAGTACATACGCGTGGTGCTCTGCTGTGCGGGCAGGAGTGTCCTCCCGCATGCGCGCCACACTACTTAGCTGACGCCTCAATAATCTGATGAATACGCTCAAACTGTTTGGCTCGTTGTCAGACCTCCGTTGCACTACAGCCTCTAGTTATTGGTAAATTCTTACAGCATTATTCAAAAACATTTTATTGTGAATGAAAACCTTATAAAATGTCCTATATAGATTGAAAAAGAAATAGAAATTTTGTTATAGAAGGAGAGTAGTGCTCTCCTCTCCTTCTATTGATAAGTTATTATTAGATGAAACTCCAACATGTACTCGTTTTAACTGAATGCGTACCCGTTATTGTTCCATCTGTTGTCCAAAGCTCTCTATACCAAGTAGTAGTATCAACTAAATCTATGTAAAGCTTACCATTAACAGGTTTAAAAGGCTCTTCCCAATC is part of the Sulfurovum xiamenensis genome and harbors:
- a CDS encoding site-specific integrase encodes the protein MTLTSRNGKLWITFYHQSTRYSRSLELDDTKKNRKLAEQQIIPEIVYKLNHGMFFKSESKQEEVPTLNRFSEISFEIHKHERRELTQANYIRKYELHIKPYFGSKRLDAIKPSTLASWQNKLMETHSAKTIRNIRTVFQTIMEDAMMDDLIKINPFTRVKAPRNEEVRQKKPFNQEEIFSILSTVTESMRCFFAIGFFTGMRTGEIIGLKWEDVSWDERIIKIRRSRRQGTETKPKTKSSIRDVEIIDALFPYLTRHRELADMSNVYIFETSRGKPFNTTAKIGVWYWRTTLEKLGIEYRNLYQMRHTFASMMISHGEDILWVSNMLGHKDSSMTLQKYARYFKRKDKKGQLS